One segment of Macrotis lagotis isolate mMagLag1 chromosome 1, bilby.v1.9.chrom.fasta, whole genome shotgun sequence DNA contains the following:
- the DBNDD2 gene encoding dysbindin domain-containing protein 2 — protein MDPNSRGALDRQQLRLRDRQKFFEEVFQQDTEFFFPLSHLHLESRRPPIGSISSMEVNVDTLEQAELIDFGDPDASDVFLPCEELPPTPQPPTISGVGDHPEELSLQRPPSDRTMSRTSSSSSSTELNSPDMVGDGVDTPLAQSDEEDGGAEPAACS, from the exons ATGGATCCCAATTCCCGTGGAGCTCTAGACCGGCAGCAGCTTCGCCTTCGAGATCGACAGAAATTCTTTGAGGAAGTTTTCCAGCAAGACACAGAATTCTTCTTCCCTCTATCACATCTTCATCTTGAGTCCCGGAGAC CTCCGATAGGCAGCATCTCTTCTATGGAAGTGAATGTGGATACACTGGAGCAGGCTGAATTGATTGACTTTGGGGACCCGGATGCTTCAGATGTCTTCTTGCCCTGTGAAGAGCTCCCACCAACTCCACAGCCACCCACCATTTCTG GTGTAGGTGACCATCCAGAGGAACTGAGCCTGCAAAGACCCCCATCAGACAGGACCATGTCCAGGACCTCgtcttcctcttcttccactGAACTTAACAGCCCAGATATGGTTGGAGATGGTGTGGACACACCTTTGGCACAGTCTGATGAAGAGGATGGTGGTGCAGAGCCTGCAGCCTGCAGCTAG